One Legionella lansingensis genomic region harbors:
- the rbfA gene encoding 30S ribosome-binding factor RbfA codes for MRTDFKRTDRVAEMMQRKLSQIIQQEIKDPRLPAFVTISGVKVSADLGHAKVYFTVLSGDIDLTASILNAAASYLRTALARTVKLRTVPQLHFVYDESIEYGKRLSRLIDEANPPNNDDEE; via the coding sequence ATGAGGACTGATTTTAAGCGAACAGACCGCGTTGCTGAAATGATGCAACGCAAACTTTCGCAAATAATCCAGCAGGAGATAAAAGATCCACGACTGCCTGCCTTTGTCACTATCTCAGGAGTAAAGGTATCCGCAGATTTAGGGCATGCCAAAGTTTATTTTACGGTCTTAAGCGGTGATATTGATTTAACTGCCTCCATCCTTAATGCGGCGGCAAGTTATCTACGTACTGCGCTGGCTAGAACGGTTAAGCTAAGAACGGTTCCTCAACTTCATTTTGTTTATGATGAATCAATAGAGTACGGCAAACGATTGAGCCGATTAATCGACGAGGCCAATCCGCCTAACAACGATGATGAAGAGTAA
- the nusA gene encoding transcription termination factor NusA: MSKELLLVAEALSNEKGVSKDVVLQAIQTALESATRKLTDKDIGVRVKLDPRTGEYETFRYWDVVPDEELEFPERQLTLAQAKERSPSITVGGRIEEPMPSVEFGRIAAQTARQVIMQKVREAERQQVVDQFKNKLGQLIYGTVKKVTRDNIIIDLGGKAEAFMPRAEMLPNEMFRPNDRVRAYLYDIVSQARGPQLFVSRIRNEMLIELFRIEVPEIGENIIEIKAAAREPGNRAKIAVKTNDGRIDPVGACVGMRGARVQAVSSELGGERVDIILWDDNPAQLVINAMAPADITSIVVDEDSHTMDLAVQKDQLSQAIGRNGQNVRLASQLTGWTLNVMTIEEFNSKSQEESGKIINLFTSTLEVDEEIASLLVANGFSSLEEIAYVPKEELLAIKEFDEEIVDELRNRANDILLTQALTSGQGLAGTPSDSLLTMEGMTDALANRLAAKGITTMEELAEQSVDELIDIEGMTEEKAAKLIMKAREPWFQ, from the coding sequence ATGAGTAAAGAATTGTTATTAGTTGCTGAAGCATTATCTAATGAAAAAGGTGTTAGCAAGGATGTTGTATTACAAGCAATCCAAACGGCCCTTGAATCCGCTACTCGTAAGCTAACAGATAAAGATATTGGTGTGAGGGTAAAATTGGACCCTCGAACCGGTGAATACGAAACATTTCGTTATTGGGATGTCGTTCCTGATGAAGAGTTGGAGTTCCCAGAAAGACAACTGACACTTGCACAAGCAAAAGAACGTTCACCTTCAATAACGGTCGGTGGTCGAATTGAAGAACCTATGCCTTCTGTTGAATTTGGTAGGATAGCTGCACAAACGGCTCGTCAAGTGATTATGCAAAAAGTTCGTGAAGCTGAAAGACAACAAGTTGTTGATCAGTTTAAAAATAAACTGGGACAGCTGATCTATGGTACTGTCAAGAAGGTAACTCGCGATAACATCATTATTGACTTAGGCGGTAAAGCAGAAGCGTTTATGCCGAGAGCTGAAATGTTGCCGAATGAAATGTTCAGGCCAAATGATCGAGTACGCGCTTATTTATATGATATTGTTTCTCAGGCACGCGGGCCTCAACTATTTGTTAGCAGGATCCGCAATGAAATGCTCATAGAATTATTCCGGATAGAAGTCCCAGAAATTGGGGAAAATATTATCGAAATTAAGGCTGCTGCACGAGAGCCAGGAAATCGAGCCAAAATTGCTGTCAAAACCAACGATGGTCGCATCGATCCTGTGGGAGCTTGTGTAGGTATGCGAGGAGCTCGTGTACAAGCTGTGTCTAGCGAACTTGGTGGGGAGCGTGTTGATATTATTTTATGGGATGATAACCCTGCACAATTAGTCATTAATGCAATGGCACCAGCGGATATTACGTCTATTGTAGTAGACGAAGATAGCCATACGATGGATCTGGCAGTGCAAAAAGACCAATTATCTCAAGCCATTGGGCGTAATGGCCAGAATGTTCGGTTAGCTAGTCAATTGACTGGGTGGACCCTAAATGTTATGACAATTGAGGAATTTAACAGCAAGAGTCAAGAAGAATCCGGTAAAATTATTAACTTGTTTACTTCTACCTTGGAAGTGGATGAAGAAATCGCCAGTCTTTTGGTGGCAAATGGGTTTTCTTCGCTTGAAGAAATTGCTTATGTCCCCAAAGAAGAATTGTTGGCAATTAAGGAATTTGACGAGGAAATCGTTGATGAATTAAGAAATCGTGCTAATGACATCTTATTAACACAAGCATTAACTTCAGGCCAAGGGCTAGCCGGTACTCCATCTGATTCTTTATTAACTATGGAAGGTATGACGGATGCTTTAGCGAATCGTTTAGCCGCTAAAGGTATAACTACAATGGAAGAATTAGCGGAACAATCAGTGGATGAATTAATAGATATTGAAGGCATGACAGAAGAGAAAGCCGCTAAGCTGATTATGAAAGCACGGGAACCGTGGTTCCAATAG
- the rimP gene encoding ribosome maturation factor RimP — translation MIKNEIEQLLKPLIEDLGYELWGCEYLPQGKHSLLRIYIDKEDGIHIEDCERVSRQVSALLDVEDPIPGNYSLEVSSPGIPRPLFNKEQYRRYIGQDIRLKLFKPINGSRNLSGTIVSVNDDILILKIGDEQLEVQFTQIVKANLTGE, via the coding sequence ATGATAAAAAACGAGATTGAGCAGTTATTAAAACCTCTTATTGAGGATTTAGGATATGAGCTTTGGGGTTGTGAGTACTTGCCACAAGGAAAACATTCTTTGCTTCGTATTTATATTGATAAAGAAGATGGTATTCATATCGAAGACTGTGAGAGAGTTAGCAGGCAGGTTAGTGCTCTTCTAGATGTTGAAGATCCGATCCCGGGAAACTATAGTTTGGAGGTGTCTTCCCCTGGGATTCCTCGCCCACTCTTCAATAAAGAACAATATAGGCGATATATAGGACAAGATATTCGGCTTAAATTATTTAAACCTATCAATGGTAGCCGTAATTTATCTGGCACTATTGTATCGGTTAACGATGATATTTTGATATTGAAAATTGGTGACGAGCAGCTAGAAGTGCAATTTACCCAAATAGTAAAAGCAAATTTGACAGGCGAGTGA
- the nuoN gene encoding NADH-quinone oxidoreductase subunit NuoN, translated as MTALLENLHIALPEMIMLVTTCIALLADLFFRHRYPSMAFICAEIGLALAACVSFLFLGSYKVTILGGLFISDDVAQLMKLFIYMSVFLSFLYSRHYIDERQIPSGDYYILGLFSTLGMMVLVSAHSLLTIYLGLELLSLPLYAMTAIRRSNSDATEAAMKYFVMGAIASGMLLYGLSLLYGSTGKLDLLDIANAVAANWQEQNTLLSFALVFILAGVGFKLAAMPFHMWAPDVYQGAPTSVTLFLSAGPKIAAIGMALRLLTLGLPDAAVQWQHLLVVMALLSTGLGNLLAITQSNIKRLLAYSAIAHMGYALFGVLAANPAGYAAALYYIVVYAIMTVAAFGLVVLLSKNGVEVEAIDDLKGLNKRNPWLAFMMLIVMFSMAGVPPTVGFFTKLLVLKALVDVHLTWVAVLGLIFAVVGAYYYVRIVKVMYFDEAIDSTQIRFSGAMNLIFSANCLSLLFLGIFPSALISACVAAFSG; from the coding sequence ATGACAGCATTACTTGAGAATCTACATATTGCTTTGCCTGAAATGATTATGCTAGTTACAACATGTATTGCCTTGCTGGCTGATCTTTTTTTCCGGCACCGCTATCCTTCAATGGCGTTCATTTGTGCCGAGATCGGCCTTGCTTTGGCTGCCTGTGTTAGTTTTCTCTTTTTGGGTAGCTATAAGGTAACAATTCTAGGCGGGTTATTTATCAGTGATGATGTGGCTCAATTGATGAAGTTATTTATCTATATGAGTGTTTTTTTATCCTTTCTTTATTCAAGGCATTATATAGATGAACGCCAAATACCATCAGGTGATTACTACATTTTAGGGTTATTTTCTACTTTAGGCATGATGGTATTGGTTTCTGCACATTCATTATTAACCATTTATCTTGGTCTAGAGCTACTTTCCTTACCTCTTTACGCCATGACAGCAATTCGACGAAGTAACAGTGATGCAACAGAAGCTGCCATGAAATATTTCGTTATGGGAGCTATTGCCTCTGGCATGTTGTTGTATGGCTTGTCATTATTATATGGGTCAACAGGCAAACTGGATCTACTTGATATTGCCAATGCCGTGGCTGCTAACTGGCAAGAACAAAATACCCTTTTGTCCTTTGCTCTGGTATTCATCCTGGCTGGTGTTGGTTTCAAATTAGCGGCAATGCCTTTTCATATGTGGGCGCCTGATGTTTACCAAGGAGCACCAACTTCCGTCACCCTTTTTCTAAGTGCTGGTCCTAAAATTGCTGCAATCGGAATGGCGTTGAGACTATTAACCCTCGGCTTGCCTGATGCAGCAGTGCAATGGCAACACTTGCTGGTGGTTATGGCTTTGCTTTCTACTGGACTTGGAAATTTGCTTGCAATTACTCAATCCAATATCAAAAGGCTTCTGGCTTATTCGGCGATTGCGCATATGGGTTATGCTCTGTTTGGGGTTCTGGCAGCGAATCCAGCAGGTTATGCAGCAGCCCTTTACTATATTGTCGTTTATGCAATTATGACTGTGGCTGCTTTTGGTCTAGTTGTGTTGTTATCTAAGAATGGTGTCGAAGTGGAAGCTATAGATGATCTGAAAGGGCTTAACAAGCGCAACCCTTGGCTCGCTTTTATGATGCTCATCGTTATGTTTTCTATGGCTGGAGTTCCACCTACGGTTGGCTTTTTTACAAAATTACTTGTCCTCAAAGCGTTGGTTGACGTGCATTTAACTTGGGTAGCAGTATTAGGCCTGATTTTTGCTGTTGTCGGAGCTTACTATTATGTTCGTATTGTTAAAGTAATGTATTTTGATGAAGCAATTGATAGTACTCAGATCCGATTTTCAGGTGCAATGAATCTAATATTCTCCGCAAACTGTCTGTCATTGCTATTCTTAGGTATATTTCCGTCCGCATTAATTTCAGCTTGTGTTGCTGCTTTTTCTGGGTAG
- a CDS encoding complex I subunit 4 family protein, producing the protein MQHLLNLLIWLPIIGGVFVFLTGDDDNPNVSRYLSLFTVLLTLIMCVPLITGFDLNTQVMQFVSEYSWMPALGINYSLGIDGLSLLLIVLTVFTTLIVILATWDSIHKRVAQYMAAFLIMQGLLVGVFAALDAIVFYIFWEATLIPMYLIIGIWGHENRVYAAIKFFLYTFLGSVLMLAAFLYMGYVGGSFKIETFYALKLGMTAQTLIFIAFFLGFAIKIPMFPVHTWLPDAHTEAPAGGSIVLAAILLKLGAYGFIRFSLPIVPDACSKYAMVMITLSLIAVVYIGLVAIIQKDMKRLIAYSSISHMGFVTLGCFAIYAIAHQSGLSNAALILEGAIIVIISHAFISSAMFAGVGFIMDRMHTRQIKDFGGIVHTMPVFASFFMLFAMANAGLPGTSGFVGEFMVILGSVKASFWMAFWAAITLIVGAAYTLWMYKRVIFGPIANDKVAALRDLSGFETSAYVLLAIMVVGMGVYPKPVLDYVHQSVSHTLALADKSKL; encoded by the coding sequence ATGCAACATTTGCTCAATTTATTGATCTGGTTACCTATTATTGGTGGAGTGTTTGTATTTCTCACCGGCGATGATGATAACCCCAATGTATCGCGTTATTTATCGCTATTTACGGTGTTATTAACGCTGATAATGTGTGTTCCTTTGATAACAGGCTTTGATTTAAACACACAGGTCATGCAATTTGTAAGTGAATATTCATGGATGCCAGCGCTGGGGATAAACTACAGTCTTGGCATAGACGGATTATCTTTGCTGCTCATTGTTCTAACGGTATTTACTACTCTCATCGTCATTCTGGCCACTTGGGACAGCATTCATAAACGCGTGGCTCAATATATGGCTGCCTTCCTCATTATGCAAGGCTTGCTAGTAGGTGTGTTTGCGGCACTTGATGCCATCGTTTTCTATATCTTTTGGGAAGCGACTTTGATCCCCATGTATTTGATTATTGGTATATGGGGTCATGAAAATCGTGTCTATGCTGCCATTAAATTTTTCTTATATACTTTCTTGGGTTCAGTTTTAATGTTGGCGGCCTTCCTTTATATGGGGTATGTAGGAGGGTCGTTTAAAATTGAAACCTTTTATGCACTCAAGCTAGGCATGACAGCACAGACGTTAATATTCATTGCATTTTTCCTGGGATTTGCCATAAAGATACCCATGTTCCCAGTACATACCTGGTTACCAGATGCTCACACAGAGGCACCTGCTGGGGGCTCAATTGTTCTGGCTGCAATTCTTCTGAAGCTAGGCGCATACGGTTTTATTCGTTTTTCTCTGCCCATTGTGCCAGATGCTTGTAGCAAATATGCCATGGTAATGATAACGCTATCTTTAATTGCGGTGGTTTATATTGGTCTGGTGGCTATTATTCAAAAAGACATGAAGCGCCTGATTGCTTATTCTTCCATTTCTCACATGGGTTTTGTGACATTAGGTTGTTTCGCCATCTATGCAATCGCTCATCAGTCAGGTCTAAGCAATGCGGCTCTGATTCTCGAAGGCGCCATTATTGTCATCATTTCACATGCCTTTATTTCCAGTGCGATGTTTGCTGGCGTAGGCTTCATTATGGATCGCATGCACACACGACAAATAAAGGATTTCGGCGGCATTGTGCATACCATGCCAGTCTTTGCCTCTTTTTTCATGCTTTTTGCCATGGCCAACGCGGGTTTGCCAGGTACCTCAGGATTTGTTGGTGAATTTATGGTTATCTTAGGTAGCGTCAAAGCGAGCTTCTGGATGGCTTTTTGGGCTGCTATTACTTTGATTGTTGGTGCTGCTTATACTTTGTGGATGTATAAGCGCGTTATATTTGGCCCCATTGCCAATGATAAGGTAGCTGCGTTACGCGACTTATCTGGCTTTGAAACAAGCGCTTATGTTCTTCTAGCCATTATGGTCGTAGGAATGGGTGTTTATCCAAAACCGGTGCTTGACTATGTTCATCAATCAGTAAGCCATACTTTGGCTTTAGCGGATAAATCAAAATTATAA
- the nuoL gene encoding NADH-quinone oxidoreductase subunit L, with the protein MSIQQLCLIIVLAPLVGTVVAGLFRNQVGRVGAHSVTIAGVGLSFLLSVYVAILILSGASDTVNVNIFTWASGGNLFPYAFHVGFLIDPLTVVMLVIVTFVSFLVHIYSIGYMADDDGYQRFFSYISLFTFMMLMLVSANNFLQLFFGWEGVGLVSYLLISFWYNKESAIAGGLKAFIVNRVGDFGFVLGIGLILAYTGSLDYETVFHSAKALAGQTIELYSGYAWSLITVICLLLFLGAMGKSAQVPLHVWLPESMEGPTPISALIHAATMVTAGVFMIARISPLVEFSTVALSTILVIGATGALFTGILAIVMNDIKRVVAYSTLSQLGYMMVAMGASAYSAGIFHLLTHACFKALLFLGAGSVIIGLHHEQDMRKMGGLWNKMPITYVTFVIGSLALCAIPPFAGFYSKDTIIEAAKLSDIPGSGYAYFCVAAGAMVTALYTFRALFMTFHGKPRMDEHTLSHVHESPWVVWLPLVVLAIPSVIIGYILYMPMLFDTPTLIGKSLFVLPQHNVLGELAREVFSPWQEALHAVTTMVFWITIAGIFIAWICYIAIPSIPATLARRFSWPYRILVNKYGFDAFNERVIVPGTKALGRFFYDTGDQRLIDGIVVNGTGRTVRWFAQRGRAIQSGYLYHYATVMIIGLFVFLCWLLLG; encoded by the coding sequence GTGAGTATACAACAACTATGTCTCATAATTGTTCTCGCACCCCTGGTTGGTACAGTAGTCGCGGGGTTGTTTCGTAATCAAGTAGGACGTGTAGGAGCACATTCAGTAACTATTGCTGGTGTGGGTTTATCTTTCTTATTATCAGTATATGTTGCGATACTCATTCTTAGTGGAGCATCTGACACGGTTAACGTTAATATTTTTACCTGGGCTAGCGGCGGAAATTTGTTTCCCTATGCTTTTCACGTTGGTTTCTTGATCGATCCTTTAACTGTTGTCATGTTAGTTATTGTTACTTTTGTGTCTTTCTTGGTGCATATTTATAGCATCGGATACATGGCTGATGATGATGGTTACCAAAGGTTTTTCAGCTATATTTCACTATTTACCTTCATGATGTTAATGCTGGTCTCGGCAAACAATTTTTTGCAATTGTTCTTCGGCTGGGAAGGAGTGGGGCTAGTTTCTTATTTATTAATCAGTTTTTGGTATAACAAAGAGTCAGCGATCGCAGGTGGATTAAAGGCGTTTATTGTAAATCGTGTGGGCGATTTTGGCTTTGTTTTAGGGATAGGATTGATTTTAGCCTACACGGGAAGCCTTGATTATGAAACCGTCTTCCACAGTGCAAAAGCCTTGGCTGGTCAAACAATAGAGCTATATTCTGGCTATGCGTGGTCTTTGATTACCGTTATTTGTCTTTTACTCTTTTTAGGTGCCATGGGGAAGTCGGCGCAAGTTCCTCTACATGTCTGGTTACCTGAGTCTATGGAAGGTCCTACACCCATTTCCGCTTTGATCCATGCAGCAACCATGGTTACTGCTGGAGTATTTATGATTGCAAGAATTTCACCACTCGTGGAATTCTCAACCGTCGCACTAAGTACCATCTTGGTCATTGGTGCGACTGGGGCTTTGTTTACTGGCATACTTGCCATAGTAATGAACGATATTAAACGAGTGGTGGCTTATTCAACCTTATCACAATTAGGCTATATGATGGTCGCGATGGGAGCTTCAGCTTATAGTGCCGGAATTTTTCATCTATTAACACATGCTTGCTTTAAAGCCCTGCTCTTCTTGGGTGCAGGTTCAGTTATTATCGGTCTGCACCATGAGCAGGATATGCGTAAGATGGGTGGACTATGGAATAAGATGCCCATTACCTATGTTACATTTGTGATTGGCAGTTTAGCACTTTGTGCGATTCCGCCATTTGCTGGTTTCTATTCTAAGGATACAATTATTGAAGCCGCAAAACTGTCTGATATTCCTGGCAGCGGCTATGCTTATTTTTGTGTGGCTGCTGGAGCGATGGTAACTGCTCTTTATACTTTCCGTGCCTTGTTCATGACCTTCCATGGCAAGCCAAGAATGGATGAGCATACATTATCACATGTTCATGAATCGCCTTGGGTCGTATGGCTGCCTTTAGTGGTATTAGCCATTCCTTCAGTCATCATTGGTTATATCCTTTATATGCCAATGCTTTTTGATACTCCTACGTTGATAGGCAAGTCATTGTTTGTTTTACCACAGCATAATGTGCTAGGCGAGCTTGCTAGAGAAGTTTTTTCGCCTTGGCAGGAAGCATTACACGCGGTTACAACAATGGTTTTTTGGATCACAATAGCCGGTATTTTCATTGCCTGGATTTGCTACATTGCCATACCATCAATTCCCGCCACCCTTGCTCGAAGGTTCTCTTGGCCTTACCGTATTCTTGTTAATAAATATGGCTTTGACGCCTTTAATGAGCGTGTCATCGTTCCTGGTACAAAAGCACTTGGCCGTTTCTTTTATGACACCGGTGATCAAAGGCTTATTGATGGAATAGTCGTTAACGGAACTGGTCGCACGGTAAGATGGTTTGCTCAAAGAGGGCGTGCCATTCAAAGTGGATATTTATACCACTATGCAACGGTTATGATTATCGGTCTTTTTGTTTTCTTATGCTGGTTGTTATTAGGCTGA
- the nuoK gene encoding NADH-quinone oxidoreductase subunit NuoK, translated as MIPVNNYLILAAILFGLSLVGIMLNRKNVILLLVCIELMLLSVNTNFIAFSHFYGGVAGEVFVFFILTVAAAEAAIGLAIVVLLYRNRGNIDVDKMNHLKG; from the coding sequence ATGATACCAGTAAATAATTACCTGATATTAGCTGCAATTTTATTTGGCTTAAGCCTTGTAGGCATCATGCTAAATCGCAAAAACGTGATACTTTTATTGGTTTGCATTGAGCTCATGTTATTGTCGGTGAACACCAACTTTATTGCCTTCTCTCACTTCTATGGTGGAGTTGCAGGCGAAGTTTTCGTTTTCTTTATATTAACCGTGGCTGCAGCGGAAGCGGCGATAGGTTTAGCTATTGTCGTATTGCTATACCGGAATCGGGGCAATATTGATGTTGATAAGATGAATCATTTAAAAGGTTGA
- a CDS encoding NADH-quinone oxidoreductase subunit J: MHELFIQIVFYIFAGVALLSALMVITQNNPVRCVLFLVVTFFAMAVLWIIAEAEFLALILVLVYVGAVMTLFLFVVMMLNIDVESMRAHFVRYLPFGLILVALLTGLLLIAMPDNIFNKAVETASSQVVVTPNVEDDNYVAPLNPVSNTEKIGLVLYTDYVLAFEIASALLLVAIIAAITLAHRGVIRSKRQDILKQIMTRREDRIELIKMKSEKENQEQR, from the coding sequence ATGCATGAGTTATTTATACAAATAGTCTTCTATATATTTGCCGGAGTAGCCTTGCTGTCCGCTCTAATGGTTATCACGCAGAATAATCCTGTCCGTTGTGTGTTGTTTCTTGTGGTAACGTTCTTTGCAATGGCGGTGTTATGGATAATTGCCGAAGCTGAATTCCTGGCACTGATTCTGGTATTGGTTTATGTGGGTGCTGTCATGACACTATTTCTATTTGTGGTCATGATGCTTAATATTGATGTAGAGTCAATGAGAGCTCATTTCGTGCGCTATCTTCCATTTGGTTTGATTCTAGTTGCTCTACTCACAGGTCTGTTGCTTATAGCAATGCCTGATAATATTTTCAACAAGGCGGTGGAAACGGCTTCTTCCCAGGTTGTGGTAACTCCAAATGTGGAGGATGATAACTATGTGGCCCCACTAAATCCTGTCTCCAATACAGAGAAAATTGGCCTTGTTCTTTACACTGACTACGTTTTGGCCTTTGAAATCGCATCTGCACTACTTCTTGTTGCAATCATTGCGGCGATTACTCTTGCTCATCGTGGAGTAATTCGATCAAAGCGCCAAGATATATTGAAGCAGATCATGACACGTCGAGAAGACAGGATTGAACTTATTAAGATGAAATCAGAAAAAGAAAACCAGGAACAACGATGA
- the nuoI gene encoding NADH-quinone oxidoreductase subunit NuoI → MKKAYRYIIHYIRSFLLWELFTGLRLTGKYFFKKKVTVQFPEEQTPLSPRFRGMLALRRYPNGEERCIACKLCEAVCPALAITIESEPRKDGSRRTTRYDIDMFKCINCGLCEESCPVDSIVVTPIHHYHISERGQNIMTKEKLLAVGDLMEKRLAADREADKKWR, encoded by the coding sequence ATGAAAAAAGCATATCGATACATCATACATTACATACGCAGCTTTCTGCTTTGGGAGCTATTTACCGGTTTAAGATTGACTGGTAAGTACTTTTTCAAGAAAAAAGTGACTGTGCAGTTCCCTGAAGAGCAGACTCCTTTATCCCCTCGATTTCGAGGCATGTTGGCATTAAGACGCTATCCAAATGGCGAAGAACGTTGCATTGCTTGCAAATTATGTGAAGCTGTCTGCCCAGCTCTGGCGATAACTATTGAATCAGAGCCGCGTAAAGATGGCTCGCGTCGCACTACACGCTATGACATTGACATGTTTAAATGCATAAACTGTGGTTTATGCGAGGAATCTTGCCCTGTTGATTCGATTGTTGTGACACCGATCCATCATTATCATATCAGCGAGCGAGGGCAAAATATTATGACGAAAGAGAAGTTGCTTGCTGTAGGTGATTTGATGGAGAAAAGATTGGCCGCGGACAGAGAAGCCGATAAGAAATGGCGCTAA
- the nuoH gene encoding NADH-quinone oxidoreductase subunit NuoH yields MLQDIGILLWVIIKILVIVIPLLLAVAYLTYAERKVIGYIQVRIGPNRVGWRGLFQPFADLFKLITKEIIVPTRSNKYLFVIAPLFALVPALAGWAVIPFSEGVVLANINAGVLYLFAMSSLGVYGVLIAGWASNSKYAMFGALRSAAQTVSYEIAMGFSLVGVLIAAGSMNLTEIVLSQRGGIWHWWFLPLLPLFVAFWISGIAETNRAPFDLAEGESEIVAGFHVEYSGIGFALFFLSEYASMILISTVITLLFLGGWLSPFEGIPVLDDIFFVVPGFVWLLLKISLFLFIYLWIRATFPRYRYDQLMRLGWKILIPVTIVWVVVTAFMVVAHLGPWF; encoded by the coding sequence ATGCTACAAGATATCGGCATTTTGCTATGGGTCATTATCAAAATTTTGGTTATTGTCATACCGCTTCTGCTAGCGGTTGCGTATTTAACCTATGCTGAAAGAAAAGTCATTGGTTACATTCAAGTGCGCATTGGCCCCAACCGGGTTGGTTGGCGAGGATTGTTCCAGCCTTTTGCCGATTTGTTTAAGTTGATTACTAAAGAAATCATTGTTCCCACAAGATCAAACAAATATTTGTTTGTGATCGCTCCTTTATTTGCACTCGTACCCGCTTTAGCCGGTTGGGCAGTTATACCTTTCTCAGAGGGTGTTGTCCTCGCCAATATTAATGCTGGAGTCTTATATTTATTTGCTATGAGTTCGTTGGGAGTCTACGGTGTACTGATTGCAGGATGGGCATCAAACTCCAAATATGCCATGTTTGGTGCTTTGCGAAGTGCTGCACAAACGGTTTCTTATGAAATTGCAATGGGCTTTTCTCTGGTTGGAGTGCTCATTGCGGCAGGCAGTATGAATTTGACAGAAATTGTTTTATCGCAACGTGGTGGTATCTGGCATTGGTGGTTTTTACCTTTGCTGCCCCTTTTTGTAGCCTTTTGGATTTCAGGTATTGCCGAAACCAATCGTGCTCCCTTTGATTTGGCAGAGGGGGAATCAGAAATTGTTGCGGGCTTTCATGTGGAATATTCAGGTATAGGTTTCGCTCTCTTTTTCCTGTCAGAATATGCCAGTATGATTTTGATTTCTACTGTCATCACCTTATTATTTCTAGGTGGTTGGCTATCACCATTTGAGGGTATTCCTGTTCTTGATGATATTTTCTTTGTTGTTCCTGGCTTTGTTTGGTTACTTCTGAAGATAAGCTTATTTCTTTTTATTTATTTGTGGATACGTGCAACTTTCCCACGTTATCGCTACGATCAACTAATGCGTTTAGGATGGAAAATATTGATCCCGGTAACCATCGTTTGGGTAGTTGTTACAGCCTTTATGGTTGTGGCACACCTAGGACCTTGGTTTTAA